ACTGGAGATTTCCtatacaaatatttactaagccaAATGTCATGGACTACATAatttcttgaagcaaaatgtATCGTTACCTAAAAGAagaatttgtaaattatttttatacttttatcttttatactattatttttatatttaaaattgctTTCGATTGTTTGCTTTATTACTTATATTGCATTacagtacattttattttcctttttatattcatttgatcttaaaaattattatattacttGTTCTGTTTATCATATGATGGATTCTCACTCTCAATTTTTATATATCAGAATTTGTACAATGAAAGATAATAGCATCACCAGTCTGTCGAATATTCAAATTCCCAAGATATTTTGATAAAAATTAACTagaatttcatttcaaaaagacTAAAACTTATCCAAATAAAATACTTCAAGAGCAAACCCTCTTGCGGccttctcattttcatatttccaCGTTTGCTCTCTTAACTGGTTCCATTCACGCATTAACTAATACTTTATTACTCTCTTCTACTATAAGAGCTTTTTTATCATTATCAGCATAAACTTtattgaagagatcaataaattgcaCCTGGGCATCACGAATTTGcttttcatgaaatatgattttcttctttgtgtcTTCAAGCTCTTGCTGCAGCACCATAATTTCACTCTGGATTTGGCCTAATCTTTcttggagagattcattttccaaagTGTTTCTGTTGACGTTTTCCTTTaacacttgatttgtttcttcaagttcctttgccttctcttctgcatggttcagttctctctgtgtgttttctaaagtatatgtcttttctctgaggcaTTCATGGACATGgtctagctcattttctaaactcttggctcCACTTTCAGCCTTACAGagttcttcagaaaggaaagcatgggTCTCTCTTAAAATAGACAAGTCACTGTTTATCTTGTCCTGTGCatgaagccactcatctcttgcttcctgaaaggaatgttcaagggctagcttggacgcctcactttgctcataatCGTCAATAACAGACATCAGAAGAGACCTGTATGATTCAATTTCGCTCTctagtctctctgtgttttcttttgcattctccaATTGAGAGTTTAGCGCTGCATTCTCAGCTTTCAGAACCTTTACTTGGCCACTGTATTGAAATCGGATTTTTCTTAATGCTTCTCTATTCCACTGTAATTCCTGTTGaagctcctcattcttctctttcaaagcttcagtttcttctgtgtGGTGCTTTCTGGTTCGCTGATccttaatttttactgtttttaattccactttCTGCATGGCAACTTCATGCTGTATGATGTCCTTTTTCTCCTGCAAATAttcttcctttacattcctaacaggaacctaaacataagaaaaagaaaagaaagtgttattcaaaataaaacgacttattctgatatttccttcaaaattcaaaggaaacgccaaggggccaagaagcatagtgtatttagagaaaaagttaactgagggagtttcacctctttcccatttctatcaaTTTGCCGAAAGCATACGACTGAAAACTGCTTCATCAACCAGAAGATTTGGACACCatttttgaactcacaaagctATTTGTCTTTCAGtagatttggtttccttttctccatacatTCTGACTCACACTGATGATTCTATCTGAGACATGTCAAGGCTTTTGGAAAGGACTTTCAGTACATCATCTCACCTAAAATTTGCACCACCCTTATGAGGGAAATATTTATGTTCCTTCGTATTGCCAATTGTGTAACAGAAGTGCA
The DNA window shown above is from Notamacropus eugenii isolate mMacEug1 chromosome 2, mMacEug1.pri_v2, whole genome shotgun sequence and carries:
- the LOC140523390 gene encoding ankyrin repeat domain-containing protein 26-like, giving the protein MTFDLNFEMIFISYELILPSEISNRNNLTYISQARERNLQREVPVSSNYQSMRIVSQQVTSFYRRNYEEEKKLPKQVDETKRKVPVRNVKEEYLQEKKDIIQHEVAMQKVELKTVKIKDQRTRKHHTEETEALKEKNEELQQELQWNREALRKIRFQYSGQVKVLKAENAALNSQLENAKENTERLESEIESYRSLLMSVIDDYEQSEASKLALEHSFQEARDEWLHAQDKINSDLSILRETHAFLSEELCKAESGAKSLENELDHVHECLREKTYTLENTQRELNHAEEKAKELEETNQVLKENVNRNTLENESLQERLGQIQSEIMVLQQELEDTKKKIIFHEKQIRDAQAKVRNLQREPPFSCNYQSLTGVSQQVTSFKEIDYEKKEKLQKEVDETKSQLRIEREKFTRLNEWKQCLEDSLERQMKRNDELEEDLNR